Proteins encoded by one window of Chryseobacterium aquaeductus:
- a CDS encoding outer membrane beta-barrel protein, whose product MKKIISIALIGFSAFASAQISLAAKANVLIPTSSASWKNLKTAATNAVEQKGKNITGFNAGLSFKIDLPTRLFVMPEIYYTNFSNEVTVANDVNAAQTTIKAKSSRIDVPVLVGVSLLGDFLSAYAGPVGSFNLSKGENFGDFVQKVDAKEFTVGYQLGFQSEIKKVILSAKYEGAFSKDQRKFINNVAGSSQEINYDNRSSLFMLGLGYKF is encoded by the coding sequence ATGAAAAAGATAATTAGTATCGCATTAATAGGTTTTTCGGCATTTGCATCGGCACAGATTTCTCTTGCCGCAAAAGCCAATGTTCTGATACCTACAAGTTCAGCTTCTTGGAAAAACCTTAAAACAGCTGCTACCAACGCGGTAGAACAAAAAGGAAAAAACATTACAGGTTTCAATGCAGGTCTATCTTTTAAAATAGATTTGCCAACGAGATTATTCGTAATGCCTGAGATATATTACACCAATTTCAGCAACGAAGTAACGGTAGCCAATGATGTAAATGCAGCGCAAACGACGATTAAAGCAAAAAGCAGCAGAATAGACGTTCCTGTTTTGGTAGGCGTAAGTCTTCTTGGAGATTTTCTTAGTGCTTATGCCGGTCCGGTAGGAAGTTTTAATCTTTCTAAAGGAGAAAATTTTGGTGATTTTGTGCAGAAAGTGGATGCGAAAGAGTTTACAGTTGGATATCAGTTGGGTTTCCAAAGTGAAATTAAAAAAGTTATTCTTTCGGCAAAATATGAAGGTGCTTTTTCTAAGGATCAAAGAAAATTCATCAACAATGTTGCAGGTTCTAGTCAGGAAATCAATTACGACAACAGATCAAGCTTGTTTATGCTTGGTTTAGGATATAAGTTCTAA
- a CDS encoding ABC transporter ATP-binding protein, giving the protein MIEVKDLKKSFGDVEVLKGISTTFEKGKTNLIIGQSGSGKTVFLKSLLNVYQPSSGEILFDGRDINVMNREEKQQLRSEIGTLFQGSALFDSLTVEENIMFPLDMFTNLTFREKKRRVFEVIGRVHLDKANRKFPSEISGGMQKRVAIARAIVNHPKYLFCDEPNSGLDPYTSNVIDDLLLEITKEYNTTTIINTHDMNSVMTIGEKIVYLRLGIKEWEGNKDILITAGNKNLIDFVYSSELFKELREYLLENNKTTIENTITKIDDNEKDN; this is encoded by the coding sequence ATGATTGAGGTAAAAGATCTTAAAAAGAGTTTTGGTGATGTTGAAGTGCTTAAAGGAATTTCAACCACTTTCGAAAAAGGAAAAACTAACCTAATTATTGGTCAAAGCGGATCTGGAAAAACGGTTTTTCTTAAAAGTTTATTAAATGTTTATCAGCCATCATCCGGAGAAATTCTGTTTGACGGGAGAGACATTAATGTAATGAACAGAGAAGAAAAGCAACAACTTCGCTCTGAAATTGGAACACTATTCCAAGGAAGTGCGTTATTTGATTCTCTTACGGTGGAAGAAAACATTATGTTTCCTCTGGATATGTTTACCAATTTAACTTTTAGAGAAAAGAAAAGAAGAGTTTTTGAGGTAATTGGTAGAGTACATTTGGATAAAGCCAACAGAAAATTTCCGTCTGAAATATCAGGAGGTATGCAGAAAAGAGTTGCTATTGCTAGAGCAATTGTAAACCATCCTAAATATCTTTTTTGTGATGAGCCTAATTCAGGATTGGATCCTTATACATCTAATGTTATTGATGACTTGCTGCTTGAGATCACAAAAGAATACAACACAACGACGATCATCAATACCCACGATATGAACTCAGTAATGACGATTGGTGAAAAAATCGTTTATCTCAGATTAGGAATAAAGGAATGGGAAGGGAACAAAGACATTCTCATCACCGCTGGTAACAAAAATCTGATAGATTTCGTTTATTCATCAGAATTATTCAAAGAACTTCGAGAATATCTTCTCGAAAACAATAAAACAACTATAGAAAATACAATTACTAAAATTGACGACAATGAAAAAGATAATTAG
- a CDS encoding MlaE family ABC transporter permease: protein MLKKFFTAIGEYMILIGKSLQKPQKMRVFWKLFMREINDLGVNSFGLVVFTSIFVGAVVAIQMFNNFAASSFPIPTSFVGYATKAVLVLEFAPTIISLILAGKVGSYIASTIGTMRVSEQIDALDIMGVNSPNFLILPKIIACLIFNPILIALSIVCGIAGGYIAGMLTGNWTTADYITGIQMYMPNLFIYYAFAKTIVFAFVIATVPSYFGYFVKGGSLEVGRASTQAVVWTMVFIIISELLLTQLILS, encoded by the coding sequence ATGTTAAAAAAGTTTTTTACAGCCATAGGAGAGTACATGATTCTTATCGGTAAATCTCTTCAAAAACCTCAGAAAATGAGAGTTTTTTGGAAGCTTTTTATGAGAGAAATCAATGACTTAGGTGTCAACTCATTTGGGTTGGTGGTTTTCACATCGATATTTGTGGGCGCTGTTGTAGCCATTCAGATGTTTAATAATTTTGCTGCATCATCATTCCCCATCCCGACTTCATTTGTAGGGTACGCGACTAAAGCCGTATTGGTGCTCGAGTTTGCTCCTACAATTATAAGTTTGATTCTTGCAGGAAAAGTGGGCTCTTATATTGCTTCAACGATCGGTACAATGCGTGTTTCTGAGCAGATTGACGCTCTGGATATTATGGGAGTAAACTCTCCAAATTTTCTGATTTTGCCAAAAATCATTGCCTGTCTTATTTTCAATCCTATTTTAATTGCACTCAGTATAGTTTGTGGTATTGCAGGAGGTTACATTGCAGGTATGCTTACCGGTAACTGGACTACTGCAGATTATATCACAGGAATTCAGATGTATATGCCCAATCTGTTTATATATTATGCATTTGCAAAGACAATCGTTTTTGCATTTGTGATTGCCACAGTACCTTCCTATTTTGGATATTTTGTGAAAGGTGGTTCACTAGAAGTAGGTAGGGCAAGTACACAAGCCGTGGTTTGGACGATGGTTTTTATCATTATTTCCGAATTGCTTCTAACACAATTAATATTAAGCTAA
- a CDS encoding exopolysaccharide biosynthesis polyprenyl glycosylphosphotransferase, which yields MQRIRYSRYLKSIVILLDLLVIASVFVFFFLERNQDLIHDRDIWSQNSFSLLLLISFWILLSGRTKIYNITRNLTYIIFVERIIIHFLLFIIGLVLIRKVSNNQFFSSELTWLSLYFFFFIILTKSLVYFGIKYLRSLGINHRNIMFLQEDNSTEILKNILKERKDFGYKIFNYNQSEINSAQLIEFWKKNGIHTLFLPTENLLTTEIQDEIFRIAESNKVHVSLIPNLSNSDYFFFDLDYIGTQPVLNQKKYPLDHYSNFILKRSFDIIFSTLVLVLICSWLFPIIAFLIKINSKGPIFFIQKRYGFHEEIFSCIKFRTMVINEESTTKTTRENDARITGIGKFLRKTSLDEMPQFINVIRGEMSVVGPRPHMLAVDNYYKPKIGRYTLRSLVNPGITGLAQVSGFRGDLGNVEVEMNKRILADAFYVRNWSFVIDLVIILKTMVLVVAGDKNAK from the coding sequence ATGCAAAGAATCCGGTACTCCAGATATTTAAAATCGATTGTAATATTGCTAGACCTTTTGGTGATTGCATCTGTTTTTGTATTCTTTTTTTTAGAAAGAAATCAGGATTTAATTCATGACAGAGATATCTGGTCACAAAATTCTTTTTCTCTACTCCTTCTCATCTCTTTCTGGATTTTATTAAGCGGAAGAACCAAAATTTACAATATCACAAGAAACCTCACCTATATCATATTTGTAGAGCGAATCATCATTCATTTTCTACTCTTTATCATTGGACTTGTGCTCATCAGAAAAGTGAGCAACAATCAGTTTTTCAGTTCAGAACTTACCTGGCTGTCACTTTATTTCTTCTTCTTTATTATTTTAACGAAATCACTTGTTTATTTTGGAATAAAGTATCTGCGTTCTTTGGGGATCAACCACAGAAATATTATGTTTCTGCAGGAAGACAACTCTACTGAAATTTTAAAGAACATCCTTAAAGAAAGAAAAGATTTTGGTTACAAGATTTTTAATTATAATCAATCTGAAATAAATTCTGCCCAGCTCATTGAATTTTGGAAAAAAAACGGAATTCACACCTTATTTCTTCCCACAGAAAACCTATTAACAACCGAAATACAGGACGAAATTTTCAGAATTGCGGAATCTAATAAAGTACACGTATCGCTTATTCCTAATCTTTCGAATAGTGACTATTTCTTCTTCGATTTAGATTATATTGGTACTCAGCCAGTTTTAAATCAGAAAAAATATCCTTTAGATCATTATTCAAACTTTATACTAAAAAGATCATTTGATATAATATTTTCGACATTGGTCTTAGTTTTGATTTGCTCATGGTTGTTTCCCATCATTGCATTTTTAATCAAAATAAACTCAAAAGGTCCTATTTTTTTTATTCAAAAAAGATATGGCTTTCATGAAGAGATTTTTAGTTGTATTAAATTCAGAACAATGGTGATTAATGAAGAATCTACCACAAAAACAACTCGTGAAAACGATGCAAGAATTACGGGTATTGGAAAATTTCTGAGGAAAACGAGTTTAGATGAAATGCCTCAGTTTATTAATGTAATAAGAGGAGAGATGTCCGTTGTAGGACCCAGACCGCATATGTTGGCAGTAGACAATTATTACAAACCAAAAATCGGGAGATATACACTTCGCAGTCTGGTAAACCCCGGAATTACGGGTCTTGCACAGGTTAGCGGTTTCCGTGGTGATTTGGGAAATGTGGAAGTTGAGATGAATAAACGAATACTTGCCGATGCCTTTTATGTACGAAATTGGAGCTTTGTCATAGATTTAGTTATCATTTTAAAAACAATGGTTTTAGTAGTCGCAGGCGATAAAAACGCCAAGTAA
- a CDS encoding 7-carboxy-7-deazaguanine synthase QueE: MNLVEDILLKEGKMLPVMEHFYTIQGEGAHTGKAAYFIRLGGCDVGCHWCDVKESWDPALHPLMNAEEIAETAAKHCKIVVLTGGEPLMWNLDILTSKLKELGCTVHIETSGAYPMSGQLDWITLSPKKTGLPKEEIYQQAHELKMIVFNNNDLKFAEEQAAKVSENCRLYLQSEWSKRDEIYPKITDFILANPRWQASVQTHKYLNIP; this comes from the coding sequence ATGAATTTAGTAGAAGATATATTATTAAAAGAAGGTAAAATGCTCCCTGTGATGGAGCATTTTTACACTATTCAGGGGGAAGGTGCACATACAGGAAAAGCGGCATATTTCATCAGATTAGGCGGCTGCGATGTCGGTTGCCACTGGTGTGATGTAAAAGAAAGTTGGGATCCTGCTCTTCACCCTTTGATGAATGCTGAGGAAATTGCAGAGACTGCAGCGAAACATTGCAAAATAGTGGTTTTAACGGGAGGTGAACCATTAATGTGGAATCTGGATATCTTGACGTCTAAGCTGAAAGAATTGGGATGTACTGTTCATATAGAAACTTCTGGTGCATATCCTATGAGCGGACAGTTGGATTGGATTACCCTTTCACCAAAAAAAACCGGACTTCCGAAAGAAGAAATTTATCAACAAGCTCACGAATTGAAAATGATTGTCTTCAACAATAATGATCTTAAATTTGCTGAAGAACAAGCTGCAAAGGTTTCGGAAAACTGCAGACTTTACCTTCAAAGTGAGTGGAGCAAACGTGATGAAATATATCCTAAAATTACAGATTTTATACTTGCCAACCCTCGTTGGCAGGCATCAGTGCAAACCCATAAATATCTGAATATTCCATAA
- a CDS encoding bifunctional 5,10-methylenetetrahydrofolate dehydrogenase/5,10-methenyltetrahydrofolate cyclohydrolase, giving the protein MAEILDGLKVSKEIKSEIKVEVDKILENKRRAPHLVAILVGNNGASKAYVNSKVKDCEEVGFRSTLLKFPSTVSESELLEKIDDLNKDKSVDGFIVQLPLPDQIDQEKIILAIDPRKDVDGFHPENFGKMALEMDTFLPATPFGILTLLERYNIETKGKDCVIIGRSKIVGRPMSILMGRKDFPGNSTVTLTHSYTKDIEEYTKKADIVITALGDPHFLKGEMIKDGAVIVDVGITRVDNDSPKGYYLAGDVDFDSCAEKASWITPVPGGVGPMTRAMLMKNTIIAYKTSVYND; this is encoded by the coding sequence ATGGCAGAAATTCTTGACGGATTAAAAGTATCCAAAGAAATAAAATCGGAGATCAAGGTTGAAGTTGATAAAATCTTAGAGAATAAAAGAAGAGCTCCACATTTGGTAGCGATCCTTGTTGGAAATAACGGCGCAAGTAAGGCTTATGTGAATTCTAAAGTGAAAGATTGCGAGGAAGTAGGATTTCGTTCTACTCTTCTGAAATTTCCAAGTACGGTTTCAGAATCTGAACTTCTTGAAAAAATTGATGATCTTAATAAAGATAAATCAGTAGATGGTTTTATTGTTCAGCTGCCGTTGCCGGATCAGATTGATCAGGAAAAAATAATTTTGGCTATCGATCCCAGAAAAGATGTAGACGGTTTTCATCCTGAAAACTTTGGAAAGATGGCTTTGGAAATGGACACATTTTTACCGGCAACTCCTTTCGGAATTTTAACTTTATTAGAAAGATACAATATCGAAACTAAAGGTAAAGATTGTGTGATCATCGGAAGAAGTAAAATCGTTGGGAGACCAATGAGTATCTTGATGGGAAGAAAAGATTTTCCGGGGAACTCTACTGTGACCTTAACGCATTCTTACACAAAAGACATCGAAGAATACACAAAAAAAGCAGACATCGTAATTACAGCTCTTGGTGATCCACACTTCTTAAAGGGTGAGATGATCAAAGACGGCGCAGTGATCGTTGATGTAGGAATTACAAGAGTAGACAACGATTCTCCAAAAGGATATTATTTGGCAGGTGATGTAGATTTTGACAGCTGTGCAGAAAAAGCAAGCTGGATCACGCCCGTTCCCGGAGGAGTGGGTCCCATGACAAGAGCGATGTTGATGAAAAACACCATCATAGCTTACAAAACTTCGGTCTATAACGACTAA
- a CDS encoding type II toxin-antitoxin system RelE/ParE family toxin — MAFEIFQYPEADEDILNAIDYYKEISNSVLSSFEKELSKAYGKLERNPFFQIRYDDVRVLPFRKFPYVVLFHVDEVKKFVYVVSVFCTHQNPEKHP, encoded by the coding sequence ATGGCATTTGAAATCTTCCAATATCCAGAAGCGGATGAAGATATTTTGAACGCAATAGATTATTACAAAGAAATTTCGAATTCTGTATTATCAAGTTTCGAGAAAGAACTTTCAAAAGCTTATGGTAAATTAGAGAGAAATCCTTTTTTTCAAATTCGCTACGATGACGTTAGAGTACTTCCTTTTAGAAAATTCCCTTATGTTGTTTTATTTCACGTTGATGAAGTTAAAAAATTCGTTTACGTGGTTTCGGTTTTTTGCACTCATCAAAATCCGGAAAAACATCCTTAG
- the pgi gene encoding glucose-6-phosphate isomerase, with protein MLSKINPTQTNSWKALDEHFANNDFELRSLFQYNPNRFDEFSIKKDNYLFDYSKNLINAETKQLLLNLAEECQLKDAISKMFLGDKINETEGRAVLHTALRDFSDKEILVEGENIKPQIKRVLDHMKSFSDSVISGEHKGFSGKEITDVVNIGIGGSDLGPVMVVSALKHFKTRLNVRFVSNVDGNHIAEVVKDLNPETTLFIIASKTFTTQETMTNANSAKDWFLKVGKQEDVAKHFVALSTNVQAVKEFGIAEENIFEFWDWVGGRYSLWSAIGLSIVLSVGYENFEQLLKGAENTDQHFQTADFAENIPVLMGLLGIWYRNFYAATTYAILPYSQYLDRFAAYLQQGDMESNGKCVDRNGEFVEYETGPIIWGEPGTNGQHAFYQLIHQGTELIPADFIAYAKSPNKVSDHQDKLLANFFAQTEALAFGKNEEEVEEELNAAGKSEEEIDFLLNYKVFHGNTPTNSLIINELTPFSLGQLIAMYEHKIFVQGVIWNIFSFDQFGVELGKVLANKILPELETNVAISSHDSSTNGLINYYKSNK; from the coding sequence ATGTTATCAAAAATAAATCCTACACAAACTAATAGCTGGAAAGCACTTGACGAGCATTTTGCCAACAACGATTTTGAATTAAGAAGTCTTTTCCAATACAACCCAAACCGTTTTGATGAGTTTTCAATTAAAAAAGACAATTACCTTTTCGATTATTCTAAAAATTTAATTAATGCTGAAACGAAACAGCTTTTATTAAATTTAGCGGAAGAATGTCAGTTGAAAGATGCAATTTCTAAAATGTTTTTGGGTGATAAAATCAACGAAACAGAAGGAAGAGCGGTTTTACATACAGCTTTGAGAGATTTTTCTGATAAAGAAATTTTGGTAGAGGGTGAAAATATCAAACCTCAAATCAAAAGAGTTCTTGATCACATGAAATCTTTTTCTGACAGTGTAATTTCAGGAGAACACAAAGGTTTCAGCGGAAAAGAAATTACAGATGTAGTAAATATCGGAATTGGAGGTTCAGATTTGGGACCTGTGATGGTAGTTTCAGCTTTGAAACATTTTAAAACCAGATTAAACGTTCGTTTCGTTTCAAACGTAGACGGAAATCATATTGCAGAAGTTGTAAAAGATTTAAATCCCGAAACAACTTTATTTATCATTGCTTCTAAAACATTTACGACTCAGGAAACAATGACGAATGCAAACTCTGCAAAAGACTGGTTCTTAAAAGTAGGAAAACAAGAAGATGTAGCAAAACATTTCGTAGCTTTATCTACTAACGTTCAAGCAGTTAAAGAATTCGGAATTGCGGAAGAAAACATTTTTGAGTTCTGGGATTGGGTTGGTGGAAGATATTCACTTTGGAGCGCAATTGGTTTAAGCATCGTGCTTTCTGTCGGATATGAAAATTTTGAGCAATTATTAAAAGGTGCTGAAAATACTGATCAACATTTCCAGACCGCAGATTTTGCTGAAAACATTCCTGTTTTGATGGGACTTTTAGGAATTTGGTACCGAAATTTTTATGCAGCAACAACCTATGCAATTCTTCCTTATTCTCAATATCTTGACAGATTTGCAGCGTATCTTCAACAAGGAGACATGGAAAGTAACGGAAAATGTGTTGACAGAAACGGTGAATTTGTAGAATATGAAACAGGACCCATCATTTGGGGAGAGCCGGGAACCAACGGACAACACGCTTTCTATCAGTTGATTCACCAGGGAACAGAATTAATTCCTGCTGATTTTATTGCTTATGCAAAAAGCCCTAACAAAGTTTCTGATCATCAGGATAAATTATTAGCGAACTTTTTCGCTCAGACTGAGGCACTTGCTTTCGGTAAAAATGAAGAAGAAGTTGAAGAAGAATTAAATGCTGCCGGAAAATCCGAAGAAGAAATTGATTTCTTATTAAATTATAAAGTCTTCCACGGAAATACGCCTACAAACTCATTGATAATTAACGAATTAACTCCTTTTTCACTTGGACAATTGATCGCAATGTATGAACACAAAATTTTTGTACAAGGTGTGATCTGGAATATTTTCAGTTTCGATCAATTTGGTGTAGAATTAGGAAAAGTTTTAGCGAACAAAATCTTACCTGAGTTGGAAACTAATGTTGCAATTAGTTCTCATGACAGTTCTACCAACGGATTGATCAATTATTACAAATCAAATAAATAA
- a CDS encoding DUF4349 domain-containing protein — translation MKTTHIKLTLATAIFLGIFSCKKGEASVNEYSTAEYNNEIAADSVSSVATMSVKDKQFIKTASVNMEVKDVYQTTISVEKSVQELGGFVTHSNLHSNVISEETFNTSDDEAMLVKKYQTENTLQVRVPTQKLSKLLTLINDKKLFLNSRIINAEDVTANIKYAELEGKRIKKTSENISELKNTKDKVNMSDENMSEENQQQLANMDVADNLKYSTVDIYIKEPQLRIAEIAITNTQNIDNKYKFNFLYDVKNAFVEGFYLIQKILVGLVTIWPIALIAGVAFYFYRKTKSNKKSLHTTED, via the coding sequence ATGAAAACGACTCACATCAAACTTACTTTAGCGACAGCAATTTTTTTAGGAATATTTTCATGTAAAAAAGGCGAAGCATCTGTAAATGAATATTCAACAGCCGAATACAACAACGAAATTGCAGCAGACAGTGTTTCATCTGTTGCGACAATGTCTGTAAAAGATAAACAATTCATCAAAACCGCCAGCGTGAACATGGAAGTAAAAGACGTTTACCAAACTACAATTTCTGTAGAAAAATCTGTTCAGGAATTGGGTGGGTTCGTCACTCACAGCAATCTGCACAGCAATGTCATTTCGGAAGAAACCTTTAACACATCAGATGACGAAGCAATGTTGGTGAAGAAATATCAGACAGAAAACACCCTGCAGGTTCGTGTTCCTACTCAAAAATTGAGTAAACTTTTAACTCTCATCAATGATAAAAAGCTTTTTCTAAATTCAAGAATCATTAATGCTGAAGATGTAACTGCCAATATAAAATATGCAGAACTGGAAGGGAAAAGAATCAAGAAGACCAGCGAAAATATTTCAGAGCTAAAAAACACTAAAGACAAAGTAAATATGAGCGATGAAAATATGTCTGAAGAAAATCAACAGCAACTTGCCAATATGGATGTAGCTGACAATTTAAAGTACAGCACAGTAGACATTTACATCAAAGAACCTCAACTCCGTATTGCGGAAATTGCAATTACGAATACTCAGAATATCGACAACAAATACAAATTCAATTTTTTATACGATGTAAAAAATGCTTTTGTAGAAGGCTTTTATTTAATTCAAAAAATTCTTGTGGGTTTGGTAACCATTTGGCCAATTGCATTAATTGCAGGTGTTGCATTTTACTTTTACAGAAAAACTAAATCTAATAAGAAATCATTACACACTACGGAAGATTAA
- a CDS encoding acyl-CoA dehydrogenase family protein, with protein MSKTFSKIRNAIELFKSIDFDQLGEISQKVNLPKLMENFSKLDDKQLNGMMKMLDPNQKKRELPPIDGDFYDIYHTLTPEQRDVQQKVRTFMEKEVKPLVNHYWLRDEFPHELIPKFQKLDICGVTYQGYGCKGMPFLMEGVIAMEMARVDASIATFFGVQSGLSMGSIYICGSEEQKQKWLPQMQKFEKIGAFGLTEPEVGSGAAGGLTVTCKNTPEGWILNGQKKWIGNATFADIIIIWARDLDDGEVKGFIVEKDNPGYSVEKIRGKMALRIVQNGLITLKDCVVTEENRLQNANSFKDTAKVLRMTRAGVAWMATGCARGAYESALDYTRTREQFGKPIASFQMIQGHLVEMLSNLTAMQTMVFRLSEMQDEGILKDEHASLAKVFCTMRTRDIVSRAREVMGGNGILLEYDVARFVADAEAIYSYEGTKEINSLIVGRSITGFSAFV; from the coding sequence ATGTCTAAAACTTTTTCCAAAATAAGAAATGCCATAGAATTATTTAAATCAATCGATTTTGATCAGTTGGGCGAAATTTCACAAAAAGTAAATCTTCCCAAACTCATGGAAAATTTTTCAAAGCTGGATGATAAACAGCTCAACGGAATGATGAAAATGCTGGATCCAAATCAAAAAAAGCGAGAACTGCCGCCAATTGATGGTGATTTCTACGATATTTATCACACATTGACACCGGAACAGAGAGATGTTCAGCAGAAAGTAAGAACATTTATGGAAAAAGAGGTAAAACCTTTGGTGAATCATTATTGGTTACGAGACGAGTTTCCGCATGAATTAATCCCTAAATTTCAGAAATTAGATATTTGCGGGGTAACGTATCAAGGTTATGGCTGCAAAGGAATGCCTTTCCTTATGGAAGGCGTTATCGCAATGGAAATGGCAAGAGTAGATGCTTCAATTGCAACTTTCTTCGGAGTACAATCTGGGTTGTCGATGGGTTCTATTTATATTTGCGGTTCTGAGGAACAAAAACAAAAATGGCTTCCTCAGATGCAAAAGTTTGAGAAAATAGGAGCATTTGGATTGACTGAGCCAGAAGTTGGTTCCGGAGCAGCTGGCGGTTTAACGGTTACTTGTAAAAATACACCAGAAGGGTGGATTCTTAACGGACAAAAAAAATGGATCGGGAATGCAACTTTTGCAGATATTATTATCATTTGGGCAAGAGATTTAGATGATGGCGAAGTAAAAGGTTTTATTGTAGAAAAAGATAATCCCGGATATTCTGTTGAGAAAATTAGAGGAAAAATGGCTTTGAGGATTGTTCAGAATGGTTTAATAACACTAAAAGATTGCGTTGTTACCGAAGAAAACAGATTGCAAAATGCCAATTCATTTAAAGATACCGCAAAAGTTTTAAGAATGACAAGAGCCGGAGTTGCGTGGATGGCTACAGGTTGTGCAAGAGGTGCATACGAAAGTGCTTTAGATTATACCAGAACAAGAGAGCAGTTTGGGAAACCGATTGCTTCTTTTCAAATGATTCAGGGACATTTGGTGGAAATGTTGTCTAATCTTACTGCAATGCAGACCATGGTTTTCAGACTCTCTGAAATGCAGGATGAAGGAATTTTAAAAGACGAGCACGCTTCTTTGGCTAAAGTTTTTTGTACCATGCGAACAAGAGATATAGTATCCAGAGCACGAGAAGTAATGGGCGGAAACGGAATTTTGCTGGAATATGATGTTGCGAGATTCGTGGCAGATGCCGAAGCGATTTATTCTTACGAAGGAACCAAAGAGATCAATTCCTTGATTGTAGGCAGATCGATTACTGGATTCAGTGCGTTTGTGTGA
- a CDS encoding MauE/DoxX family redox-associated membrane protein, whose product MKIIKFIISLLFGLMFINAGLNKFLNYMPMPKPTPEQMKLFAAFEEISWLMPLVGAVEIIGGLLFIFQKTRALGAIVILPVMVGIICHIFMIDKSTSGMAIAGVLFLINLLMIIDNKEKYKSLVK is encoded by the coding sequence ATGAAAATCATTAAATTTATCATCAGTCTACTTTTCGGTTTGATGTTTATCAATGCCGGACTCAACAAATTCCTTAATTACATGCCAATGCCAAAACCAACACCTGAACAAATGAAGCTTTTTGCAGCATTTGAAGAAATAAGTTGGTTAATGCCTTTAGTTGGAGCCGTAGAAATTATTGGCGGATTGTTATTTATTTTCCAAAAAACAAGAGCTTTGGGAGCAATCGTTATTTTGCCTGTAATGGTCGGGATTATTTGCCACATTTTTATGATAGATAAATCTACTTCCGGTATGGCAATCGCAGGAGTTCTTTTTCTGATCAATCTATTGATGATTATCGATAACAAAGAGAAATATAAGTCATTAGTAAAATAA